GGCTTTTTCGCTTCCGTTAAGCTTCCGCgttcttcaagcttcatttACCACAACGACAGCGATGTTTTAGACCTCGTAATAGAGACAATCAGAAGGGGAATCTACATCTTTGGCCACCTCCTAGGAGCCTTGACACACACTGAACTATGGCTGTTTTCACTTCGCGAACTACGCGCCCTCCAAGCTCTTTGAATCGGCTTGTCAGGAAGCACCCAAGTCTTTTTGGCGTTCCTTTCGTGTTGATCATGGTTGCTGCATCGTTTGGACTCACAACGTTCACTCAGACGAGGTACGATCTACACGACAAGAAAGTCAAGAACGTGAGTTTGCCATCGACTCGAGTCATATTAAATCGGATTCCACCATATCCTAATTGCTTTGGATATTTTTCCAGGTCTCGAAGGAGCAGGAGTTGAAGCTGGATCAAAATCGAAAGAAGTTCGATATTCGAGAAGAGTATTACGTGCGTTTGCAGCCTCGATTTTACCATGGAACGCTTTTATCCTGAACAATGTTTCTGTCAGCGACTGAGCATGGCGACAGATGATAGTTGGGAGCAGAAACGAATCGCACGTCCAAAGGGCCTTCCAGAGTGGGGTGTACCTCCTACGGAACCACCACCGAAATCGGGATAAAATACTCGCTTGAAGTTAACGTGCTTCGATTGAATGCAGTCCCAGCCACGCCACCATGCCGCATATATTTCATGCAACCAGATGCCGCATAACGCGGCGTTTCTGAACCGACAAACGTACATACACAGTCAAGTAACATCTACTCTGTCTCGAAACATCCCTGGCCAACGTTATTCTTCTAAACTATCCACTTTTCTGCCAAATCAGCCCTGAACTCCCACTTGGTAGAACGGCACGCGATTTTTATCACGCGTCTGTTTATGCTGTGACATCGTACCCAACATCCGGATGCATTTAACCATAGCAATCGAAAAGAACATCCTGTCATGATATTCTTAATGTAAGCTTATGAAATATGTGGATAATCTGACGATTTAGTTTGTGTCATTCAGCTTCGAGACCATCTTTATATTTTAAGGACGGTGTCGGAGTCGTTTTCGGTGAAATCATGGGAATTTTTGCTTCGCGTCGGGTCCCAGTCGAGCACCACTCATCCACTCAAGAAAATGATTTGAGCTCCAAAAAATGAACACTGGCGTGAGTTACTGAGAATAATATACCTTCAACCAACTGTTGCCTTCAACTGCCAAGCGGGACAGTGGCAGTGTCCCAAATAGCAGTAGGCAGCGTTCAAATCTAACAAGTGTCAACAACGCCTGGACCTCCCGCCACCTTGGAAAAAAAATACTTGTTGTTCCGAGACCCCAAGGACTTCCGTTGGCGATCTCAGGGATACGACCGTTCTTTTCCTAAAAATGTCGCACCTTCAACATCAAACACATTATGTTCACTATAGTCCGCCCCAtcttcaacaccaacaccaacatcaacaccaacagcttcagcagcagcagccgttGCAGCAACACGCTGTGACACATGTTGCTCCGCAGGACACTCAACACCAACAGAATcaccaccaacaacaacctcaAAATTCGGTAGCATCGACATCCACCGCGACGGAACAAACGCAGCAGCCTGCTGCATCAAATGCAACACCCGCAGCCCCACTAATAGCAAAGGGAGATTGGACAAAGGATCTTGTCCA
This Psilocybe cubensis strain MGC-MH-2018 chromosome 3, whole genome shotgun sequence DNA region includes the following protein-coding sequences:
- a CDS encoding Cytochrome c oxidase assembly protein COX16, mitochondrial; this encodes MAVFTSRTTRPPSSLNRLVRKHPSLFGVPFVLIMVAASFGLTTFTQTRYDLHDKKVKNVSKEQELKLDQNRKKFDIREEYYRLSMATDDSWEQKRIARPKGLPEWGVPPTEPPPKSG